One segment of Paenibacillus sp. FSL R7-0337 DNA contains the following:
- a CDS encoding helix-turn-helix transcriptional regulator yields MEHTVKIRDEIAAYLTKHKLSINQFAIASGIHSGTLSRVMKGQQALAMNHLTRVTSGMGLPEDYFYSQYVDECLYDSTPTWRRLRPFLLQCAALSRLDCIERVAQNLLDNLLYAPLLFEVAEELFEQKNWQAAALIYDNVGASEKYQHSERLALCQYRLFLINLGDDPQQNLIAATLLENYVDKLDEVHQLDALKQLANLYSGLQAWDKVSQSVEELLRVATVQYELHGQVHRKHSSNQFNKKPLYTYILYAQLMRSCVYEELGDYKTALDMVPQYLDHSWIREDDEEARRIKAQYIEWGTANTYLYRLMDGQIEVLEEYIEYISTCENEIFMALFKIVQLANQYKWDVDHVIQRFADYIPYRKVYSIFGEHNKFIHEKNYTQFCSELATYYLSRKRYKGDDVIMQSVDLSAKLDSEQQVIRGTISVDFEIAISDIPKSC; encoded by the coding sequence GTGGAGCATACAGTCAAAATCCGGGACGAGATAGCGGCGTATCTCACAAAACATAAATTGTCTATTAATCAGTTTGCGATTGCCAGCGGAATTCATTCCGGCACACTCAGCCGGGTGATGAAAGGCCAACAGGCCTTGGCGATGAACCACCTAACCCGCGTAACCAGCGGGATGGGGCTGCCGGAGGATTACTTTTACAGTCAGTATGTGGATGAATGTTTATATGATTCGACACCGACTTGGCGGCGTTTACGGCCGTTCCTGCTGCAATGTGCGGCGTTATCGCGTCTGGATTGTATTGAGCGGGTGGCGCAGAATTTACTGGATAATCTGCTGTATGCACCGCTGCTGTTCGAGGTTGCCGAGGAGTTGTTTGAGCAGAAGAACTGGCAGGCCGCTGCATTAATCTATGACAATGTGGGAGCCAGCGAGAAATATCAGCATTCCGAACGATTGGCGCTCTGCCAGTATCGACTCTTCCTGATTAATCTTGGCGATGATCCGCAGCAAAATCTAATCGCTGCTACTTTATTAGAGAATTATGTCGATAAGCTGGACGAAGTCCATCAGTTGGATGCGCTGAAGCAGTTAGCTAATTTATACAGCGGGCTTCAGGCGTGGGACAAAGTATCTCAGTCTGTAGAAGAACTGCTAAGAGTAGCCACTGTTCAGTATGAACTCCACGGACAAGTGCATCGTAAGCATAGCAGTAATCAATTTAATAAAAAGCCACTCTATACATATATTTTATATGCTCAGCTTATGAGATCCTGTGTTTATGAAGAGCTGGGCGACTATAAAACCGCACTGGATATGGTACCTCAGTACTTGGATCATAGCTGGATACGGGAAGATGACGAAGAAGCAAGACGTATTAAGGCTCAATATATAGAATGGGGAACGGCTAATACGTACCTTTACCGCTTAATGGATGGGCAGATTGAGGTGCTGGAAGAATATATAGAGTATATCTCCACCTGTGAGAACGAGATTTTTATGGCGCTGTTCAAGATCGTTCAATTGGCGAATCAGTATAAGTGGGACGTGGATCATGTGATACAGAGATTTGCGGACTACATTCCTTACCGGAAGGTTTACAGTATCTTTGGTGAGCACAACAAGTTCATTCATGAAAAAAACTACACCCAATTCTGCAGCGAGCTGGCGACCTACTATCTATCCCGCAAGCGGTACAAAGGCGACGATGTAATCATGCAAAGCGTAGACTTATCTGCCAAATTAGACAGTGAGCAACAAGTGATCCGGGGGACGATATCCGTCGATTTCGAAATTGCGATTTCGGATATTCCGAAGTCGTGCTGA
- a CDS encoding aspartyl-phosphate phosphatase Spo0E family protein, with protein sequence MHSPAIVRIRIEQARSKLHKLHIQYGGLNHPEVLRQSVVLDELLNTYDNAYRTNKRPPA encoded by the coding sequence ATGCATAGTCCAGCAATCGTTAGAATTCGTATAGAGCAAGCTAGAAGTAAGCTTCATAAATTACATATTCAATATGGCGGTTTGAATCATCCGGAGGTTTTGCGGCAATCTGTAGTGCTGGATGAGCTACTCAATACATACGATAATGCCTACCGGACGAATAAACGGCCGCCCGCTTAA